The genome window AGCTTCTCCCGCAGCCGCACCATCTCCGGGTAGCCGCCGAGGCTGGCGGTGTTGACGAACCAGCGGTGCGCGGGCTCGCCCGCCCCGTCGATCCGGACCTCGCCCAGGTCGATGCCGACGGCGTTGCCGACCTCGGTCGCCGCGTCGGCGTCGGGCATGGACCGGACGCCGACGTCGCGGGCGAAGTGGTTGAGCGTGCCGGTCGGGATCAGGGCCAGCGGCAGGTCGCGCTCGGCGGCGACCGAAGCCACCGCGGCAACGGTGCCGTCGCCGCCCGCGACGCCGAGCGCGCGGATCGTGCCGCGGGCGTCGATCTCGGCTTCGAGCTGGGCGTGCAGGTCCTGCTCGGGGTCCGGGTTGATGATCTCGGCCTTCGGCCAGGCGTGCCGGGCGTCCTCGGTGGGGTCCTGCCCGTCGATCCCGGACTTCGGGTTGACCAGCACGAGCATGTCGTCGCCGTCGACCATCTCGGGCGCGTCGGCGTCGTGGGCCGTGCGGGCGGGCACGTCGTCGTGCAGCGGCCACCAGTGCCGGGTGGCGAAGCCCACCCCGGTGCCGATGGCCAGGCCGACGCCGACGTCGGAGGGCCAGTGCACGCCGGTGTGCACCCGCGAATAGGCGACGGCCAGCGCCAGCGGGGCCACGGCGAGCCCGGCTCGCGGCGACTCCATCGCCACCGCCGTCGCGAAGGCGGCCGCGGACGCGGAGTGCCCGGACGGGAACGACGACGATGTCGGGCGTTTCCGCAGGCGGCGGCGCACGGGCGTCTCCTCCTCCGCCGGACGGCGGCGCGGGAAGAGCGGCTTGCCGATCAGGTTCGCGGCGGCGCTGGCGCCGGCGATCGCGACGACCCCGCGCAGCGCGGCCCGCCGGGTGGGGCCCTTCCGGACGGCGAGCAGCGCCGCGACACCCCACCACAGGCGGGACTTGTTGGCCGATCTGGACAGCACCATCAGGGCGTCGTCGGCTTTCGTGGCCGGCAAGGCGGCGCTGCGGCGCATGAGGGCGCGATCGGTGCGGCCGACCCGCCGGAAGGCCTGGATGAGCTGGTGTGTCAAGGAGTCGCCTTCCCCAAGTCGTCAAGAGCAGTGCTCCAATCGTGCCTGAATCGGGGAGTTTTCACCGTCTGTGGCAGACCGGGGGCGTGTCGACGCCCGAACGGCGCACCGTCGGAGGGGGTCCAGCGCCTACTCTGGTGGAATGCAGCGGCGGATCTTTGGCATCGAGACCGAGTTCGGGGTCACGTGCACCTTCCACGGACAGCGCAGGCTCTCGCCCGACGAGGTGGCGCGTTACCTCTTCCGGCGGGTCGTGTCCTGGGGACGCTCATCGAACGTCTTCCTGTCGAACGGCTCCCGGCTCTACCTGGACGTCGGCTCGCACCCCGAGTACGCGACGGCCGAATGCGACGACCTGGTCCAGCTGGTCACGCACGACAAGGCGGGCGAGCGGATCCTCGAGGACCTGCTGGTCGACGCCGAGCGCCGGCTGGCCGACGAGGGCATCGGCGGCGACATCTTCCTGTTCAAGAACAACACCGACTCCGCGGGCAACTCCTACGGCTGTCACGAGAACTACCTGGTGACCCGCGCGGGTGAGTTCTCGCGGATCGCGGACGTGCTCCTGCCGTTCCTGGTGACCCGCCAGCTCATCTGCGGCGCCGGCAAGGTGCTCCAGACGCCGCGCGGGGCGGTCTACTGCCTCTCCCAGCGTGCGGAACACATCTGGGAGGGCGTCTCGAGCGCGACCACGCGCTCGCGGCCGATCATCAACACCCGCGACGAGCCGCACGCCGACGCCGAGCGCTACCGGCGGCTGCACGTCATCGTGGGCGACTCGAACATGGCCGAGCCGACGACCATGCTCAAGGTCGGCTCGGCGAACCTGGTGCTCGAGATGATCGAGGCCGGCGTCCAATTCCGCGACTTCACCCTGGACAACCCGATCCGGGCGATCCGCGAGATCAGCCACGACCTCACCGGCCGCCGCCAGGTCCGCCTGGCCGGCGGGCGCGAGGCCTCGGCGCTGGACATCCAGCGCGAGTACCACGCCCGCGCCGTCCAGCACCTCAAGGAGAACGGGACGACGCCGGCGAACGAGCGGGTCGTCGAGCTGTGGGGCCGGGCGCTGGACGCGGTCGAGCAGCAGGACTTCGGCAAGATCGACACCGAGATCGACTGGGCGATCAAGCACCGGCTGGTCGAGCGCTACCGGCACAAGCACGACCTGGACCTGTCCAGCCCGCGGATCGCGCAGCTCGACCTGGCCTACCACGACATCCGCCGCGGCCGGGGCATCTTCGACCTGCTGCAGCGCAAGGGCCTGGTCCGCCGGGTCACCGACGACGGTGAGATCGAGGCCGCCAAGGACACCCCGCCCCAGACGACCCGGGCGAAGCTGCGCGGCGACTTCATCGCCGCCGCCCAGGCCGCGGGCCGCGACTTCACGGTCGACTGGGTGCACCTGAAGCTGAACGACCAGGCCCAGCGCACGGTCCTGTGCAAGGACCCGTTCCGCTCGGTCGACGAGCGGGTCGAACGCCTGATCAGCTCGCTCTGACGCCCGCACCGGTCGTGAGTGATAAGTCGGGTTAGAACCCGACTCATCACTCACGACCGGACTGGCGTGCCCTACGAAAGTCGGGGGGCGGGTGCGGCAGGATCTCCCGCATGCGTGTCGTGCTGCTCGTGCTCGCCCTGCTGGTTTCGGTCGCGGTCCCGGCGTCGGCGGGGGAGCACCGGCCGAAGTGGGACGTCAAGCCGACCGGCGTCACCGCCCAGTTCCGCGGCCTGTCCGCGGTGAGCGCGCGGGTGGCGTGGGTCAGCGGGACGCAGGGGACCGTCCTGCGCACCACCGACGGCGGGGCCACCTGGCAGTCCGTCGGGCCGCCCGGGACCGAGGCGCTCCAGTTCCGCGACATCGAGGCCTTCGACGCCGAGCACGCCGTGACCCTCTCCATCGGCCCCGGCACCGACTCGCGCGTCTACCGGACCGACGACGGCGGCGCGCACTGGCGCCAGACGTTCCAGAACACCGACGCGGCCGCCTTCTACGACTGCCTCGCCTTCTTCGACCCTTGGCGCGGCCTCGCGATGAGCGACCCCGTCGACGGCAAGTTCCGGGTGCAGGCCACCTTCGACGGCGGCCGCAGCTGGCACCAGGTGCCCGACCGCGGCTTCCCGCCCGCGCTGCCGGGCGAGGCCGGGTTCGCCGCCAGCGGTCAGTGCGTCACCACCGCCGGGCCGTTCGACGCCTGGCTCGCCACCGGCGGCGGCGCCACCGCCCGCGTCCTGCACTCCGGCGACGGCGGCCGCCACTGGACGGCGTCGGACACGCCGTTGCCGAGCAGTCCCTCGGCGGGCGTGTTCGCCCTCGCCTTCCGCACGCCGACCCAGGGCGTCGCGATCGGCGGCGACTTCGCGAACCCGGACGCGCCGGGCCCGGCCGTCGCGCTGACCCGCGACCGCGGCCGCACCTGGACCACCCCGGGGCAGTACCCCGCCGGGTACCGCTCCGGGCTGGCCTGGCGCGGCGGCACGCTACTCGCGGTCGGCCCCGGCGGCAGCGACCTCAGCCCGGACGGCGGCCGGCACTGGACCCGGTTCGACACCGGCAGCTTCGACTCGGTGGACTGCGCCGGGGCGGCCTGCTGGGCGAGCGGCGCCCAGGGCCGGGTGGCCCGGCTGGGTTAGAGCACCTGGCCGGTCGGGCGGACCATGATCTCGTTGACGTCCACCGACGGCGGCTGCTGCAGGGCGTAGAGCACCGCGCGGGCGATGTCGTCCGCCGCCAGCTTCGGCTTCTTGCGCTGCTCGTCGGTGAGGATGTCGGTGTCGGTGATGCCCGGGTTGATCAGCGTGACCCGGACGCCGGTGCCGACGGCCTCCTCGCGGATCGCGCCCGCCATCCCGGTCACCGCCCACTTGGTCGCCGAATAGAGGCTGCTGTTGCGGACGTAGCGGCCCGCGACCGAGCCGGTGATGAGCAGGTGCCCGGCGGTCTCCGCGAGCGCCGGGAGGGCCGCGCGGGCGGTGTAGGCGGCGCCCAGGACGTTCGTGCGGACCATCTCCTCCCACGCCCGCGGGTCGGGGTCGTCGGTGCCGAAGAAGGACGTCCCGACGCCGATGCCGGCGTTGGCGAAGGCCGCGTCGAGCCGTCCGAACCGGGCGACGGTCTCGCCGACCGCCCCGGAGACGCTTGGCCAGTCGCCGACGTCGGCGCCGAGGGCGAGGGCCCGGTCTTCGCCGAGCTCGGCGGCGAGCGCCGCGACGGACTCGGCCCGGCGCGCCACGAGCGCGACCTTGAACCCGGCTTCGGCGGCCAGCCGCGCGGTGGCGGCGCCGAGCCCGCGCGAGGCACCGGTGATGAGGAGTACGCGATCATCCATGCCGTCCAGGCTAGGGAGTCAGGACGAGCCTGCCACGCACCCCGCCCGCGGCCAGCCGTTCGTGCGCTTCGGCGGCGTGCCCGAGCGGCAGCACGTCCGCGACGCGCGGCGGCAGGGTCGCGGCCAGCCCGGCGAGCCGGTCGCCGTCGGCGCGGATCCAGACGCCGCGGACCCGGACGCCGCGCAGCGGGTTCGGGGCGGCCCCGGCGGCGAAGGCGACGAACTCGCCCCCGCCGCGGACGGCGTCCAGCGCGTCCAGCCCGAGGAGCGCGGTGTCGAGGACGGCGTCCGCCCCGCCGGGGACCAGCGCCCGGACGCGCTCGGCCAGGTCCGGGCCGCGGGGGACGAACTCGTCGGCGCCGAGCTCCCTGACGAGTGCTTCGTCGGCTTCGCCCGCGACGGCGACGACCCGCAGGCCCCGGGCGTGTGCGAGAGCGACGGCGTAGCCGCCGACCGCGCCCGCCGCGCCGGTCACCAGGACGGTCCCGGCGGTCTCGACGAGGTCGAGCGCCTGCGCGGCGGTCAGGGCGGTGAGCGGGAGGGTGGCCGCCTCCACGGGGGAGAGACCCGGGGGAGCGAGCGCGACGGCGGAGGCGTCCAGGACGACGTAGTCGGCGTAGGCGCCGAGGGGGAGGGCGATGCGGTCGCGCAGCCCGAGCACGGCGTCGCCGGCGCGGAACCGGGTGCCGCCGGCGTCGTCGACGACCCCGGCGACGTCCCAGCCGAGACCGAGCACCGCCCGCGGCGGGACGACCCCCGCCGCGCTGAGCACCCCGGCGCGGGTCGCGAGGTCGACGGGGTTGACCGCGGCCGCCGCCACGCGGACCCGCACCTGCCCCGGGCCGGGCTCCGGCACCGGTACCTCGGCGAACTCCAGGACCTCCGGGCCGCCGAACCGCCGGACCACCACCGCACGCATCTTCGTCTCCTCCTCGCTCGGGCTCCTTCCCCGCGACCGTATGGGGAGCTACTCTCCATCGGGAAGTACGCACTCGCAGGTTCCCCACGTACCCGGAGGTTCGCCCGGTGCCCACGCGCACGGCGGAACAGCGGCGGCACGCCGAAAAGGCCGCCTACGACGCCTACCTCGCCGCCTGCCCGACCCGGAAGCTGCTGGACGAGATCGCCGGCAAGTGGGTCAGCCTGGTCCTGGTTGCGCTCGGTGACGGGCCGCGGCGCTACAGCGACCTTTCGCGGCGCATCGCCGGGGTCAGCCAGAAGATGCTCACCCAGACCCTGCGGGTGCTCGAACGCGACGGTCTCGTGCGCCGCGACGTGACGCCTTCGGTGCCCGTCCGCGTCGACTATTCCCTTACGCCGCTGGGGGAATCGCTGCGCGCGCTGGTGGCCGGGTTCAAGGACTGGGCGGAGGCGAACTTCGACGCCGTCGACGCCGCGCGAACCGATTACGACGCGCGTACCCCGGACCTCACGATCGGGCCGGGCGGCGCGGGCTAGGCTCTACCGGGTGTCCACCGCACGCGCCGAACGGCTGGTCAATCTGGTGCTGGCCCTCCTGTCCACCCGGCAGTACCTCACTGCCGAGCGGATCCGCGGCATCGTGCCCGGGTACGCCGACGCGGCCAGCGACGACGCCTTCTTCCGGACGTTCGAGCGGGACAAGACCGAGCTGCGCGAACTCGGGATCCCCCTGGAAACCGGCCGCAACTCCGCGTTCGACGCGATCGAGGGCTACCGGATCGCCCGCCGCGACTACGAACTCGGCGAGATCGACCTCGCGCCCGACGAAGCCGCCGCGGTCGCGCTGGCGTCCCGGCTGTGGGACTCGCCGGAGCTGACCGGGCAGGCGCAGGGCGCGCTCGTGAAGCTGCGCGCCGCCGGCCTGGAGGTCGACGACCAGGCGCCCACCGTCGTCGAGCCGCGGGTGCGCGCCGAACCGGCGTTCGGGCCGCTGCTGGCCGCGGTCCAGAGCGGGCAGGCCGTGCGCTTCGAGTACCGCCGCAGCGGCTCGCCCGAGCGCATCATGCGGACGCTCGAGCCGTGGGGCGTGGTGTCGTGGCGTGCCCGCTGGTACGTCGTCGGGCACGACCGCGACCGCGGCGCCACCCGCTGCTTCCGCCTCTCCCGCGTCACCGGCCAGGTCCGCACCGTCGGCAAGCCCGGCGCGGTCCGCCGTCCCGAGGGCGTCAACCTGCTCAAGCTCGTCACGGCCTCCAGCGGCAGCGAGCCCGCGCCGGTCACCACCGCCCGGCTCTGGGTCGCCGACGGCCGCGCCGCCGGGGTCCGCCGCCGCGGCACCGTGGTCGGGCGCAGCACCATCGACGGCGAAGACGGCGACCTGATCGAGATCGGCCTGCTCTACCCGGAGTCGGCCGCCGACTGGATCAGCGCGCAGGGCCCCGACGTCGTCGTGCTGGAGCCGGACGTGCTGGCGAAGTCGGTCCAGGACCGGCTCGAAGCCGTCGCCGCCCGCCAGGGGAGCGCGGTGTGAGCGGGTCGACCGACCGGATGCCGAGACTGCTGGCGCTCGTGCCGTACCTGCTGGCGCGCCCCGGCATCCGCATCGACGAGGCGGCGCAGGACTTCGACGTCACGCCGAAGCAGCTGCGCAAGGACCTCGAGCTGCTGTGGATGTGCGGGCTGCCCGGGTACGGGCCCGGCGACCTGATCGACCTGTCCTTCGAGGGCGACACGATCGTCGTCACCCACGACGCCGGCATGAACCGCCCGCTGCGGCTCACCGGCGGCGAGGCGACCGCGCTGCTCGTGGCGCTGCGGGCGCTGGCCGAGACGCCGGGGGTGGTCGACGGCGACGCCGTCCGCCGCTCCATCGCCAAGATCGAGTCCGCGGCCGGGCAGGCCCAGCCCGCCGGCGTGGTCGTCGGCGGGGGAGTGCGCGAGGGCGAGAAGACCGCGCGGACCCGCGAAGAGGTCGCCCGGGCCCTGCGCGACGGGCGCGCGCTGCGGATCCGCTACTACACCGCGTCGAAGGACGAGATCACCGAGCGCACGGTCGACCCGATGCGGCTGCTGATCGTCCAGG of Amycolatopsis solani contains these proteins:
- a CDS encoding bifunctional phosphatase PAP2/diacylglycerol kinase family protein translates to MRRSAALPATKADDALMVLSRSANKSRLWWGVAALLAVRKGPTRRAALRGVVAIAGASAAANLIGKPLFPRRRPAEEETPVRRRLRKRPTSSSFPSGHSASAAAFATAVAMESPRAGLAVAPLALAVAYSRVHTGVHWPSDVGVGLAIGTGVGFATRHWWPLHDDVPARTAHDADAPEMVDGDDMLVLVNPKSGIDGQDPTEDARHAWPKAEIINPDPEQDLHAQLEAEIDARGTIRALGVAGGDGTVAAVASVAAERDLPLALIPTGTLNHFARDVGVRSMPDADAATEVGNAVGIDLGEVRIDGAGEPAHRWFVNTASLGGYPEMVRLREKLQEKHPKWPSAAIALARTLRHAKPLTVRLNGKLTQVWLLFVGNGTYAPKGFAPSRRPALDTGLLDIRYLRADLPYSRARFLAAMLTRTLAASHVYQELDLPELDVELLDGHRRVATDGEVGPLGNRFRFRSCPSALTIYRP
- the pafA gene encoding Pup--protein ligase yields the protein MQRRIFGIETEFGVTCTFHGQRRLSPDEVARYLFRRVVSWGRSSNVFLSNGSRLYLDVGSHPEYATAECDDLVQLVTHDKAGERILEDLLVDAERRLADEGIGGDIFLFKNNTDSAGNSYGCHENYLVTRAGEFSRIADVLLPFLVTRQLICGAGKVLQTPRGAVYCLSQRAEHIWEGVSSATTRSRPIINTRDEPHADAERYRRLHVIVGDSNMAEPTTMLKVGSANLVLEMIEAGVQFRDFTLDNPIRAIREISHDLTGRRQVRLAGGREASALDIQREYHARAVQHLKENGTTPANERVVELWGRALDAVEQQDFGKIDTEIDWAIKHRLVERYRHKHDLDLSSPRIAQLDLAYHDIRRGRGIFDLLQRKGLVRRVTDDGEIEAAKDTPPQTTRAKLRGDFIAAAQAAGRDFTVDWVHLKLNDQAQRTVLCKDPFRSVDERVERLISSL
- a CDS encoding WD40/YVTN/BNR-like repeat-containing protein, with protein sequence MRVVLLVLALLVSVAVPASAGEHRPKWDVKPTGVTAQFRGLSAVSARVAWVSGTQGTVLRTTDGGATWQSVGPPGTEALQFRDIEAFDAEHAVTLSIGPGTDSRVYRTDDGGAHWRQTFQNTDAAAFYDCLAFFDPWRGLAMSDPVDGKFRVQATFDGGRSWHQVPDRGFPPALPGEAGFAASGQCVTTAGPFDAWLATGGGATARVLHSGDGGRHWTASDTPLPSSPSAGVFALAFRTPTQGVAIGGDFANPDAPGPAVALTRDRGRTWTTPGQYPAGYRSGLAWRGGTLLAVGPGGSDLSPDGGRHWTRFDTGSFDSVDCAGAACWASGAQGRVARLG
- a CDS encoding SDR family oxidoreductase is translated as MDDRVLLITGASRGLGAATARLAAEAGFKVALVARRAESVAALAAELGEDRALALGADVGDWPSVSGAVGETVARFGRLDAAFANAGIGVGTSFFGTDDPDPRAWEEMVRTNVLGAAYTARAALPALAETAGHLLITGSVAGRYVRNSSLYSATKWAVTGMAGAIREEAVGTGVRVTLINPGITDTDILTDEQRKKPKLAADDIARAVLYALQQPPSVDVNEIMVRPTGQVL
- a CDS encoding NADP-dependent oxidoreductase, with amino-acid sequence MRAVVVRRFGGPEVLEFAEVPVPEPGPGQVRVRVAAAAVNPVDLATRAGVLSAAGVVPPRAVLGLGWDVAGVVDDAGGTRFRAGDAVLGLRDRIALPLGAYADYVVLDASAVALAPPGLSPVEAATLPLTALTAAQALDLVETAGTVLVTGAAGAVGGYAVALAHARGLRVVAVAGEADEALVRELGADEFVPRGPDLAERVRALVPGGADAVLDTALLGLDALDAVRGGGEFVAFAAGAAPNPLRGVRVRGVWIRADGDRLAGLAATLPPRVADVLPLGHAAEAHERLAAGGVRGRLVLTP
- a CDS encoding winged helix-turn-helix transcriptional regulator; its protein translation is MPTRTAEQRRHAEKAAYDAYLAACPTRKLLDEIAGKWVSLVLVALGDGPRRYSDLSRRIAGVSQKMLTQTLRVLERDGLVRRDVTPSVPVRVDYSLTPLGESLRALVAGFKDWAEANFDAVDAARTDYDARTPDLTIGPGGAG
- a CDS encoding helix-turn-helix transcriptional regulator yields the protein MSTARAERLVNLVLALLSTRQYLTAERIRGIVPGYADAASDDAFFRTFERDKTELRELGIPLETGRNSAFDAIEGYRIARRDYELGEIDLAPDEAAAVALASRLWDSPELTGQAQGALVKLRAAGLEVDDQAPTVVEPRVRAEPAFGPLLAAVQSGQAVRFEYRRSGSPERIMRTLEPWGVVSWRARWYVVGHDRDRGATRCFRLSRVTGQVRTVGKPGAVRRPEGVNLLKLVTASSGSEPAPVTTARLWVADGRAAGVRRRGTVVGRSTIDGEDGDLIEIGLLYPESAADWISAQGPDVVVLEPDVLAKSVQDRLEAVAARQGSAV
- a CDS encoding helix-turn-helix transcriptional regulator, yielding MSGSTDRMPRLLALVPYLLARPGIRIDEAAQDFDVTPKQLRKDLELLWMCGLPGYGPGDLIDLSFEGDTIVVTHDAGMNRPLRLTGGEATALLVALRALAETPGVVDGDAVRRSIAKIESAAGQAQPAGVVVGGGVREGEKTARTREEVARALRDGRALRIRYYTASKDEITERTVDPMRLLIVQAVGYLEAWCRRAEGVRLFRLDRIDELTVLGEPSRPPAHAHPTDISDGVFRERPDQREAVLVLDPDARWVAEYYPCEELDELEGGRLRIRMRYADQSWMVRLVLGQGGEVLVESPADLASEVGRRAADAVARARHLPSTCDH